A window of Cryptomeria japonica chromosome 3, Sugi_1.0, whole genome shotgun sequence contains these coding sequences:
- the LOC131855963 gene encoding disease resistance RPP13-like protein 4, with translation MASTSSSHKPSFSEFGRKTFTVSYDAFINHRGPDTKATVAFAIYESLEERGFWTFLDDQELQPGDSIEPAIQNAIYSSSVKIAIFSPGYAESPWCLNELVDMLKTKALFIPVFCDVKPSDLRFPHKGAYAHAIAEHERKGRFSKKKLQQWKGALRSSSLVSGYELSKFNDNVEELRTKIALAVQERVGKKGFQRYVEVAKHHIDLNADAEASTSRSAEVYKKSSLLPRDSHPVGLHSKVEDKLRLLQDPQVPVIAVVGMGGSGKTFLLQNVYNAFKSRFDNSIWLSISKSYAVKNLQHDIAFRIGLKSKVVDGAISQETAAELIHDRLQGKKTLIVLDDLWNLSVEDNLLYKLGLPTDKNCKVVVTTRNKEVARNSTARIYEMENLSDEDSWKLFCVHAFPGHEEYRPPTHLEEVGREIVKQCGNLPLAIKTTAASLAKASQLRKWESKRRQLERAVIPIGEHDPVMDILKLSYDSLPLHLKPCFAYLSFFPEDAEIDPEYLVYLWIGEGFVPAGEEQWDTALDWLDQLDQLCLLQLWEDRHRHYLQEYGRLKKYCKIHDLLHDLAIQISRENKCVFSLEEASTHTTGASGWCRILLAKKDRNANALSHCRPAYLRTLSMSENWNIKTIPENLFTAMRGLRVLDLSGTKILTLPASVGKMALLKVLNLRDTEVYKVPECVRYLKSLLFLAMPFDLKYIPVWISELKSLQHLECECVHAMPKGISDMASLRTLRISDQQP, from the exons ATGGCGTCTACCTCCTCCTCTCACAAGCCTTCATTCAGTGAATTTGGAAGGAAAACATTCACTGTATCATATGATGCATTCATTAACCACCGAGGCCCTGACACGAAAGCTACTGTGGCTTTTGCAATTTATGAATCACTGGAAGAAAGGGGATTTTGGACATTTCTTGATGATCAAGAATTACAACCAGGAGATTCAATTGAGCCTGCCATACAAAATGCCATATACTCTTCCTCTGTGAAAATCGCCATCTTCTCACCAGGATATGCGGAGTCCCCTTGGTGTCTAAATGAGCTGGTTGATATGTTGAAAACCAAGGCTCTGTTTATTCCTGTATTTTGTGATGTGAAGCCTTCTGATCTTCGCTTTCCTCACAAGGGAGCTTATGCACATGCAATCGCTGAACATGAAAGAAAGGGGAGATTCAGCAAGAAGAAGCTTCAACAGTGGAAAGGAGCCCTCCGCTCTTCTTCACTGGTCTCTGGCTACGAATTGAGCAAATTTAACGA TAATGTTGAGGAGCTGCGTACAAAGATTGCCTTGGCTGTGCAAGAAAGGGTTGGAAAGAAGGGCTTCCAAAGATATGTGGAAGTTGCAaaacatcatatagatcttaatgCAGACGCAGAAGCGTCAACGAGTAGGTCGGCAGAGGTGTACAAGAAATCTAGCCTTCTGCCCAGAGATTCACATCCAGTGGGGTTACATTCCAAAGTTGAAGACAAGCTCAGGTTGCTACAAGATCCACAAGTTCCAGTTATAGCCGTCGTTGGTATGGGCGGCTCAGGAAAGACATTTCTtctccaaaatgtctacaatgccTTTAAATCCAGGTTTGACAATTCTATATGGCTCTCTATTTCCAAATCATATGCAGTCAAGAATTTGCAACATGATATAGCCTTCCGCATAGGGTTAAAAAGTAAAGTTGTGGATGGTGCCATATCTCAAGAGACAGCGGCTGAATTAATTCATGACCGTCTCCAAGGGAAAAAAACTCTTATTGTGTTAGATGATCTGTGGAATTTGTCAGTAGAAGATAATCTCTTATATAAACTTGGTCTGCCAACTGATAAAAATTGTAAAGTTGTGGTGACCACAAGAAATAAGGAGGTTGCTCGAAATTCAACTGCTCGTATTTATGAGATGGAAAATTTGTCGGATGAAGACAGTTGGAAGCTGTTCTGTGTCCACGCATTTCCGGGTCATGAAGAATACAGACCGCCAACGCACTTGGAAGAGGTGGGTCGTGAGATAGTAAAGCAATGTGGAAACTTGCCTCTGGCTATCAAAACGACGGCAGCATCTCTGGCTAAGGCCAGTCAGCTTAGAAAATGGGAGTCCAAGCGCCGTCAGCTTGAAAGGGCAGTTATTCCCATTGGGGAGCATGACCCTGTGATGGATATATTAAAATTGAGTTACGATTCCTTGCCTCTACATCTTAAACCCTGTTTTGCTTATCTTTCTTTCTTCCCCGAGGATGCGGAGATAGACCCTGAATATCTGGTATATCTGTGGATAGGAGAGGGTTTCGTCCCAGCAGGAGAGGAGCAGTGGGATACGGCGCTGGATTGGTTAGATCAACTTGACCAGCTGTGTCTGCTTCAACTATGGGAAGATCGACACCGTCATTATCTGCAAGAATATGGACGGTTAAAGAAATATTGTAAAATTCATGATCTGTTGCATGATTTGGCCATACAGATATCGAGAGAAAACAAATGTGTTTTTTCTCTTGAAGAAGCCTCCACACATACTACTGGTGCCTCTGGCTGGTGTCGGATTTTACTAGCCAAGAAAGATAGAAATGCAAATGCCCTCTCACATTGCCGTCCAGCATATCTCCGTACACTCTCAATGTCTGAGAATTGGAACATTAAAACCATTCCAGAAAACTTGTTTACCGCAATGAGAGGACTGCGCGTTCTGGATTTAAGCGGCACAAAGATTTTAACATTGCCTGCGTCTGTTGGAAAGATGGCACTTCTGAAGGTCCTGAATTTAAGGGACACAGAGGTATATAAGGTACCGGAGTGTGTGAGATATCTGAAAagtctcttgtttcttgcaatgccCTTTGATCTTAAGTACATACCAGTATGGATAAGTGAACTTAAGAGTCTTCAACATTTAGAATGCGAATGTGTTCATGCCATGCCGAAGGGAATATCAGATATGGCCTCTTTGAGAACACTCAGAATCTCAGATCAGCAGCCTTGA